Proteins from a genomic interval of Fundulus heteroclitus isolate FHET01 chromosome 21, MU-UCD_Fhet_4.1, whole genome shotgun sequence:
- the LOC118556938 gene encoding retinol dehydrogenase 12-like, with product MQGLRNLFRAPWSSDVKLDGQTAVITGANTGIGKETALDLAKRGARVILACRDMEKAQAAVTEIIKSSGNDAVICMKLDLSDSRSIREFAEAINKNEPKLNLLINNAGVMVCPYGKTADGFEMQIGVNHFGHFLLTYLLIDLIKSSAPARIVTVSSMAHSWGSINLEDINSEKSYNKSKAYAQSKLANVLFTRSLAKKLEGTGVTAYSLHPGVVQTDLWRHLSAPEKFFIKIASPFTKNSIQGAQTTIYCAVEPTLEKESGGYYSDCAPANCSAAGKDDELAEKLWELSCKMLSLSWD from the exons ATGCAGGGGCTAAG AAACCTGTTCCGGGCTCCCTGGTCCTCTGACGTGAAACTCGACGGGCAAACGGCGGTGATCACAGGTGCCAACACGGGCATCGGCAAGGAGACGGCCCTGGATCTGGCCAAGAGAG GAGCCAGGGTGATCTTGGCATGCCGGGACATGGAGAAAGCTCAGGCGGCTGTGACAGAAATCATCAAAAGCTCCGGCAACGACGCCGTCATCTGCATGAAACTTGATTTGTCAGACAGCAGATCGATAAGGGAGTTTGCTGAAGCAATCAATAAAA atgaGCCGAAACTGAACCTCCTAATCAACAACGCGGGTGTGATGGTGTGTCCGTACGGGAAAACCGCCGACGGCTTCGAGATGCAGATCGGAGTCAATCACTTTG gtcatttCCTGCTGACGTACCTGCTGATTGACCTGATTAAAAGCTCGGCCCCGGCCAGAATCGTTACGGTGTCCTCCATGGCTCACTCCTGGGGCTCCATCAACCTGGAGGACATCAACAGCGAGAAGAGCTACAACAAGAGCAAGGCGTACGCTCAGAGCAAGCTCGCCAACGTGCTCTTCACGCGCTCGCTGGCCAAGAAGTTAGAAG GCACCGGCGTGACCGCCTACTCCCTCCACCCCGGGGTCGTTCAGACGGATCTGTGGCGTCACCTGAGCGCCCCTGAGAAGTTCTTCATAAAGATAGCCAGTCCGTTCACCAAAAACTCCATCCAGGGAGCTCAGACTACCATTTACTGTGCCGTGGAGCCGACTCTGGAGAAGGAGAGCGGTGGATACTACAG TGACTGCGCTCCTGCTAACTGCTCCGCCGCTGGAAAAGACGACGAGTTGGCAGAGAAGCTGTGGGAGCTGAGCTGCAAGATGCTGTCCTTGTCCTGGGATTGA